In Gordonia iterans, the following proteins share a genomic window:
- the tuf gene encoding elongation factor Tu codes for MGKAKFERTKPHVNIGTIGHVDHGKTTTTAAITKVLADQYPDLNESFAFDQIDKAPEEKARGITINISHVEYQTEKRHYAHVDAPGHADYIKNMITGAAQMDGAILVVAATDGPMPQTREHVLLARQVGVPYILVALNKADMVDDEEIMELVEMEVRELLAAQEFDEDAPVIPISALKALEGDEKWVKSIQDLMAAVDESVPDPVRETDKPFLMPVEDVFTITGRGTVVTGRVERGEINVNAEVEIVGIREKSTKTTVTGIEMFHKLLDSAQAGDNAGLLLRGLKREDVERGQVIVEPGTTTPHTEFEGQAYILSKDEGGRHTPFFNNYRPQFYFRTTDVTGVVTLPEGTEMVMPGDNTEMSVKLIQPVAMDEGLRFAIREGGRTVGAGRVTKIIK; via the coding sequence GTGGGCAAGGCGAAGTTCGAGCGGACCAAGCCGCACGTGAACATCGGCACCATCGGTCACGTCGACCACGGCAAGACCACCACCACGGCTGCCATCACCAAGGTGCTGGCCGACCAGTACCCGGATCTGAACGAGAGCTTCGCTTTCGACCAGATCGACAAGGCGCCGGAGGAGAAGGCTCGTGGTATCACGATCAACATCTCCCACGTCGAGTACCAGACCGAGAAGCGTCACTACGCTCACGTCGATGCTCCGGGTCACGCCGACTACATCAAGAACATGATCACCGGTGCCGCTCAGATGGACGGTGCGATCCTGGTCGTGGCCGCCACCGACGGCCCGATGCCGCAGACCCGTGAGCACGTGCTGCTCGCTCGCCAGGTCGGCGTGCCCTACATCCTGGTCGCCCTCAACAAGGCCGACATGGTCGACGACGAGGAGATCATGGAGCTCGTCGAGATGGAGGTCCGCGAACTGCTGGCCGCCCAGGAGTTCGACGAGGACGCCCCGGTCATCCCGATCTCGGCGCTGAAGGCGCTCGAGGGCGACGAGAAGTGGGTCAAGTCGATCCAGGACCTGATGGCTGCCGTCGACGAGTCGGTGCCGGACCCCGTCCGCGAGACCGACAAGCCGTTCCTGATGCCCGTCGAGGACGTCTTCACCATCACCGGCCGCGGCACCGTCGTGACCGGCCGTGTGGAGCGCGGCGAGATCAACGTGAACGCCGAGGTCGAGATCGTCGGTATCCGCGAGAAGAGCACCAAGACCACCGTCACCGGTATCGAGATGTTCCACAAGCTGCTCGACTCGGCCCAGGCCGGCGACAACGCCGGTCTGCTGCTGCGCGGCCTCAAGCGTGAGGACGTGGAGCGCGGCCAGGTCATCGTCGAGCCGGGTACCACCACCCCGCACACCGAGTTCGAGGGCCAGGCGTACATCCTGTCGAAGGACGAGGGCGGCCGCCACACCCCGTTCTTCAACAACTACCGTCCGCAGTTCTACTTCCGCACCACGGACGTGACCGGCGTCGTGACCCTCCCCGAGGGCACCGAGATGGTCATGCCGGGCGACAACACCGAGATGAGCGTCAAGCTGATCCAGCCGGTCGCCATGGACGAGGGCCTGCGCTTCGCCATCCGCGAGGGTGGCCGCACCGTCGGTGCCGGCCGCGTCACGAAGATCATCAAGTGA
- the fusA gene encoding elongation factor G, translating into MAQEVLNDLTKVRNIGIMAHIDAGKTTTTERILYYTGVNYKIGETHDGASTTDWMEQEKERGITITSAAVTCFWNNNQINVIDTPGHVDFTVEVERALRVLDGAVAVFDGKEGVEPQSEQVWRQATKYDVPRICFVNKMDKMGADFYFTVQTIIDRLGAKPLVLQLPIGAEDAFDGVVDLIEMKAITWRGTVAIGSEPTIEEIPADLQDKAAEYREKLLETVAESDEALMEKYFSGDELTIDEIKGAIRRMTINSEIYPVLCGSAFKNKGVQPMLDAVVDFLPNPLDIGEIEGHVPGNEEEVITRKPDSAEPFSALAFKIAAHPFFGKLTFVRVYSGKVDPGTQVLNATKGKKERIGKLFQMHANKENPVEDAVAGHIYAMIGLKDTTTGDTLCDPANPIVLESMTFPDPVINVSIEPKTKSDQEKLGTAIQKLAEEDPTFSVQLDDETGQTVIGGMGELHLDILVDRMKREFKVEANVGKPQVAYRETIRKTVEKHEYTHKKQTGGSGQFAKVIIKLEPLVDAEDGATYEFDNAVTGGRVPREYIPSVDAGAQDAMQYGVLAGYPLVNLKVTLLDGQYHDVDSSEMAFKIAGSQALKEAARQAQPVILEPIMAVEVTTPEDYMGDVIGDLNSRRGQIQAMEERSGARVVKAAVPLSEMFGYIGDLRSKTQGRANYSMVFDSYAEVPANVSKEIIAKATGE; encoded by the coding sequence GTGGCACAGGAAGTGCTGAACGACCTCACCAAGGTCCGCAACATCGGCATCATGGCGCACATCGATGCCGGTAAGACCACCACCACCGAGCGCATCCTCTACTACACGGGTGTCAACTACAAGATCGGTGAGACCCACGACGGTGCCTCGACCACCGACTGGATGGAGCAGGAGAAGGAGCGTGGTATCACCATCACCTCCGCCGCCGTGACCTGCTTCTGGAACAACAACCAGATCAACGTCATCGACACCCCCGGCCACGTCGACTTCACCGTCGAGGTGGAGCGCGCGCTCCGCGTCCTCGACGGCGCCGTCGCGGTGTTCGACGGCAAAGAAGGCGTCGAGCCCCAGTCCGAGCAGGTCTGGCGCCAGGCCACCAAGTACGACGTCCCCCGCATCTGCTTCGTCAACAAGATGGACAAGATGGGCGCGGACTTCTACTTCACCGTGCAGACGATCATCGATCGCCTGGGCGCCAAGCCGCTGGTGCTGCAGCTCCCGATCGGTGCCGAGGATGCCTTCGACGGCGTCGTCGACCTGATCGAGATGAAGGCCATCACGTGGCGCGGCACCGTCGCGATCGGCTCCGAGCCGACCATCGAGGAGATCCCGGCCGATCTTCAGGACAAGGCCGCCGAGTACCGCGAGAAGCTGCTCGAGACCGTCGCCGAGTCCGACGAGGCGCTGATGGAGAAGTACTTCTCCGGCGACGAGCTCACGATCGACGAGATCAAGGGCGCCATCCGCCGGATGACGATCAACTCCGAGATCTACCCGGTGCTGTGCGGCTCGGCGTTCAAGAACAAGGGCGTGCAGCCCATGCTCGACGCCGTCGTCGACTTCCTGCCGAACCCGCTGGACATCGGTGAGATCGAGGGCCACGTCCCGGGCAACGAGGAAGAGGTCATCACCCGCAAGCCGGACAGCGCGGAGCCGTTCTCGGCCCTGGCGTTCAAGATCGCGGCGCACCCGTTCTTCGGCAAGCTGACCTTCGTCCGCGTCTACTCGGGCAAGGTCGATCCGGGCACCCAGGTCCTCAACGCGACCAAGGGCAAGAAGGAGCGCATCGGCAAGCTCTTCCAGATGCATGCCAACAAGGAGAACCCGGTCGAGGACGCGGTGGCCGGCCACATCTACGCGATGATCGGCCTCAAGGACACCACCACCGGCGACACCCTCTGCGATCCGGCCAACCCGATCGTCCTGGAGTCCATGACCTTCCCGGATCCGGTCATCAACGTCTCGATCGAGCCGAAGACCAAGTCCGACCAGGAGAAGCTGGGCACCGCGATCCAGAAGCTGGCCGAAGAGGATCCGACCTTCTCGGTGCAGCTCGACGACGAGACCGGCCAGACCGTCATCGGCGGCATGGGCGAGCTCCACCTCGACATCCTGGTCGATCGCATGAAGCGTGAGTTCAAGGTCGAGGCCAACGTCGGCAAGCCGCAGGTGGCCTACCGCGAGACCATCCGCAAGACCGTCGAGAAGCACGAGTACACCCACAAGAAGCAGACGGGTGGCTCGGGGCAGTTCGCGAAGGTCATCATCAAGCTCGAGCCGCTGGTCGACGCCGAGGACGGCGCGACCTACGAGTTCGATAATGCCGTCACCGGCGGTCGTGTCCCGCGCGAGTACATCCCTTCGGTGGATGCCGGTGCGCAGGACGCGATGCAGTACGGCGTCCTGGCCGGCTACCCGCTGGTCAACCTGAAGGTCACCCTCCTCGACGGTCAGTACCACGACGTCGACTCTTCGGAGATGGCCTTCAAGATCGCCGGTTCGCAGGCTCTCAAAGAGGCTGCGCGCCAGGCTCAGCCCGTCATTCTGGAGCCGATCATGGCCGTCGAGGTCACGACTCCCGAGGACTACATGGGCGATGTCATCGGCGACCTGAACTCCCGCCGTGGCCAGATTCAGGCCATGGAGGAGCGCAGCGGTGCCCGCGTCGTGAAGGCTGCGGTTCCGCTGTCGGAGATGTTCGGCTACATCGGAGACCTTCGGTCGAAGACTCAGGGCCGGGCTAACTACTCCATGGTTTTCGATTCGTACGCTGAGGTTCCGGCGAACGTGTCGAAGGAGATCATCGCGAAGGCGACGGGCGAGTAG
- the rpsG gene encoding 30S ribosomal protein S7, whose product MPRKGPAPKRPLVNDPVYGSTLVTQLVNKILLDGKKSTAERIVYEALEATREKTGTDPVITLKRALDNVKPTLEVKSRRVGGATYQVPIEVKPGRANTLALRWLVTFSRQRREKTMVERLANELLDASNGLGASVKRREDTHKMAEANRAFAHYRW is encoded by the coding sequence ATGCCACGTAAAGGACCCGCTCCCAAGCGCCCGCTCGTCAACGATCCGGTCTACGGCTCGACTCTGGTCACCCAGCTGGTGAACAAGATTCTGCTGGACGGCAAGAAGTCGACCGCCGAGCGCATCGTGTACGAGGCCCTGGAGGCCACCCGTGAGAAGACCGGCACCGATCCGGTCATCACCCTCAAGCGTGCGCTGGACAACGTCAAGCCCACCCTCGAGGTCAAGAGCCGCCGCGTCGGCGGTGCCACCTACCAGGTGCCGATCGAGGTCAAGCCGGGCCGCGCAAACACGCTGGCTCTCCGCTGGCTGGTGACCTTCAGCCGCCAGCGTCGCGAGAAGACCATGGTCGAGCGTCTCGCCAATGAGCTCCTGGACGCCTCGAACGGCCTGGGCGCGTCGGTGAAGCGTCGCGAAGACACCCACAAGATGGCCGAGGCCAACCGCGCCTTCGCCCACTACCGCTGGTGA
- the rpsL gene encoding 30S ribosomal protein S12 yields MPTINQLVRKGRKDKVSVKKTAALKGSPQRRGVCTRVYTTTPKKPNSALRKVARVRLTSGVEVTAYIPGEGHNLQEHSMVLVRGGRVKDLPGVRYRIIRGSLDTQGVKDRKQARSRYGAKKGS; encoded by the coding sequence GTGCCGACTATCAATCAGCTGGTCCGCAAGGGCCGCAAAGACAAGGTCTCCGTCAAGAAGACGGCGGCCCTCAAGGGCAGCCCCCAGCGTCGTGGCGTGTGCACCCGCGTGTACACCACGACCCCGAAGAAGCCGAACTCCGCGCTGCGTAAGGTCGCCCGTGTGCGCCTGACCAGCGGCGTCGAGGTCACCGCCTACATCCCGGGCGAGGGTCACAACCTGCAGGAGCACTCGATGGTGCTCGTGCGCGGCGGTCGTGTGAAGGACCTCCCCGGTGTCCGTTACCGCATCATCCGCGGCTCGCTCGACACCCAGGGTGTCAAGGACCGCAAGCAGGCTCGCAGCCGTTACGGCGCCAAGAAGGGAAGCTGA
- a CDS encoding MFS transporter, translating to MAAVTRSPAAAFRTPSIPFRNGGAWLVLLAIVLFSLSLRAAVTSLSPLLGRISDDLGFGHTTAGVLMMLPTLFFGIAGLIGPALGRRFGLEKTTVGAVVLTAAGTGVRGLSDDAAVLLAWSALALFGMGLGNVLIPPLVKRYFPARIASISTLYILCVQFGTTVPAAIAVSAADAAGWRAALAVWALIPLAALLPWIGVVVRARRTDDGAAQTSPPRLPVWRSPIGWGLVLQFGMTSLVTYAVFAWTPTVLADAGGSEMLGGLTVAAFSGVGFLATFIAPWLCIRFTDPFGFVAFFGICMLAGLAGFYWAPLTYTMLWAVLTGLGASVFPMSLTLINVRTRTSAGSSSLSGFGQGLGYLIACAGPLLFGILHDATGGWGASFGMLTAAALLMVLGGWLLCRPRFLEDTLEPSGPDAPGPEVSKRLSRT from the coding sequence ATGGCAGCCGTGACCCGATCGCCCGCCGCCGCGTTCCGCACCCCGTCGATCCCGTTTCGGAACGGCGGTGCGTGGCTCGTGCTGCTCGCGATCGTCCTGTTCTCGCTCTCGCTGCGGGCGGCTGTCACCTCGCTGTCGCCGTTGCTCGGGAGGATCAGCGACGACCTCGGCTTCGGGCACACGACGGCGGGCGTGCTGATGATGCTGCCGACCCTCTTCTTCGGCATCGCCGGACTGATCGGACCGGCCCTGGGCCGCCGATTCGGGCTGGAGAAGACCACGGTGGGCGCGGTGGTGCTGACCGCGGCGGGGACCGGCGTGCGCGGCCTGTCCGACGACGCCGCCGTGCTGCTGGCCTGGTCGGCCCTGGCGCTGTTCGGCATGGGGCTGGGCAACGTCCTGATCCCGCCGCTGGTCAAGCGCTACTTCCCCGCCCGGATCGCGTCGATCAGCACGCTCTACATCCTGTGCGTCCAGTTCGGCACGACAGTTCCAGCGGCGATTGCGGTCTCCGCCGCCGACGCCGCGGGGTGGCGGGCCGCGCTCGCGGTCTGGGCGTTGATCCCGCTTGCGGCCCTGCTGCCCTGGATAGGTGTCGTCGTGCGGGCTCGTCGCACCGACGACGGCGCCGCTCAGACCTCGCCGCCGCGCCTACCGGTCTGGCGCTCGCCCATCGGCTGGGGCCTGGTGCTGCAATTCGGCATGACCTCGCTGGTGACCTACGCGGTGTTCGCGTGGACGCCGACGGTGCTGGCCGATGCCGGCGGCAGTGAAATGCTCGGCGGACTGACGGTCGCCGCGTTCTCCGGCGTCGGTTTCCTGGCCACCTTCATCGCGCCGTGGCTGTGCATCCGGTTCACCGATCCGTTCGGGTTCGTCGCCTTCTTCGGCATCTGCATGCTCGCCGGACTCGCGGGGTTCTACTGGGCACCGCTGACCTACACGATGCTGTGGGCAGTCCTGACTGGGCTCGGCGCCAGCGTCTTCCCGATGTCGCTGACGCTGATCAACGTGCGCACCCGGACCAGCGCCGGCTCGTCCTCGCTGTCCGGCTTCGGTCAGGGCCTCGGCTATCTGATCGCCTGTGCGGGTCCGCTGCTGTTCGGCATCCTGCACGACGCCACGGGCGGATGGGGAGCGTCGTTCGGCATGCTGACCGCAGCGGCCCTGCTCATGGTTCTCGGCGGCTGGCTGCTGTGCCGTCCCCGATTCCTCGAGGACACCCTCGAACCATCGGGACCCGATGCACCCGGACCCGAAGTGTCCAAGAGACTGTCCAGAACCTGA
- a CDS encoding helix-turn-helix domain-containing protein, protein MPTSLPQRPVIAASWQRVREAGLTPDHRPNPALSDVSSADPLLDAARPVLNRAVDTLHGTATALLLVDQHSRLVARVSADGALERRLADAGAVAGAAFTESAMGTTALGTTAEVRGDLVINGDEHYLEQFRALSCFGQPILHPSTRRVAGVLCMTQSAPRLNPLSVPLVRGIVSDIAERLLTRSHSDHRQVIAHFEQLAERRGVAVAAIGDDLQLTNSLAAQLLAPADFGTLRLLVEQRDIPPTVTLVSGVVAAIEADQIPGIRHAAVFRLRPRIDPLATTALTPAPRPAPTVAICGEPGTGRTTRAHGVVPRDEAIVVDVASALLDGAPIDLAATLRTARAQGRGVVIDGADLLDERSLRLLQAAVAARDSADPALVVVTGPPDSLPPDVSALVARCRRRTTLPPLRQRPTELAALGQELLHARDDRLTLSADAADALASQEWPGNLGEFAMVLNDAADHALARGVRTVGVDDLPEDYRSTSRVTRLLGLEQAERLAIVEALDAAGGNKSHAAKSLGISRTTLYARIRALGIH, encoded by the coding sequence GTGCCCACGTCGCTCCCTCAACGCCCGGTGATCGCCGCTTCGTGGCAGCGGGTGCGCGAGGCCGGCCTGACCCCCGATCACCGCCCCAATCCGGCTCTCTCGGACGTCTCCTCCGCCGATCCCCTGCTCGACGCCGCGCGCCCGGTGCTCAACCGCGCCGTGGACACCTTGCACGGCACGGCGACCGCACTGCTACTGGTGGACCAGCACAGCCGGCTGGTGGCTCGGGTGTCCGCCGACGGCGCCCTGGAGCGCCGCCTGGCCGATGCCGGCGCGGTCGCCGGCGCTGCGTTCACCGAGTCCGCGATGGGCACCACCGCGCTGGGTACCACAGCAGAGGTCCGCGGCGACCTGGTGATCAACGGCGACGAGCACTACCTGGAACAGTTCCGCGCGCTGAGCTGCTTCGGCCAGCCCATCCTGCATCCGTCGACGCGCCGGGTAGCCGGAGTCCTGTGCATGACGCAGTCGGCACCGCGCCTGAATCCGCTCTCAGTCCCCCTCGTCCGCGGCATCGTGTCCGACATCGCCGAACGACTTCTGACCCGATCGCATTCGGACCACCGGCAGGTGATCGCACACTTCGAGCAGTTGGCCGAACGGCGCGGGGTCGCCGTCGCCGCCATCGGCGACGACCTGCAACTCACCAATTCGCTGGCCGCGCAGCTCCTGGCCCCCGCCGATTTCGGCACGTTGCGGCTACTCGTGGAGCAACGTGACATCCCACCGACGGTGACGCTCGTGTCCGGGGTGGTCGCGGCCATCGAGGCCGACCAGATACCCGGGATCCGGCATGCCGCGGTGTTCCGGCTGCGCCCGCGGATCGACCCGTTGGCCACGACGGCCCTCACCCCGGCACCGCGCCCTGCACCGACGGTCGCGATCTGCGGCGAACCCGGCACCGGCCGCACCACCCGCGCCCACGGCGTGGTCCCGCGAGACGAGGCGATCGTCGTCGACGTCGCGTCCGCACTGCTCGACGGGGCGCCGATCGATCTCGCCGCGACGCTGCGCACCGCGCGGGCGCAGGGACGCGGCGTCGTGATCGACGGCGCCGACCTGCTCGACGAACGCTCGCTCCGGCTCCTCCAGGCGGCGGTCGCCGCGCGCGATTCGGCAGACCCCGCGCTGGTGGTGGTGACCGGGCCGCCCGATTCGCTGCCGCCGGACGTCTCGGCGCTGGTCGCACGATGCCGCAGACGCACCACGTTGCCGCCGTTGCGGCAGCGCCCGACCGAACTCGCCGCACTCGGCCAGGAACTGCTGCACGCCCGCGACGATCGACTCACCCTGAGCGCCGACGCCGCCGACGCGCTCGCCTCGCAGGAGTGGCCGGGCAATCTCGGCGAGTTCGCGATGGTCTTGAACGACGCCGCCGACCACGCACTCGCACGCGGCGTCCGCACCGTGGGCGTCGACGATCTGCCCGAGGACTACCGGAGTACTTCGCGGGTCACCCGACTGCTCGGGCTGGAGCAGGCCGAGCGCCTCGCCATCGTCGAGGCGCTCGACGCAGCCGGCGGAAACAAGAGTCACGCGGCCAAGAGCCTGGGGATCAGCCGAACCACCCTGTACGCCCGGATCCGCGCGCTCGGCATCCACTGA
- a CDS encoding aldehyde dehydrogenase family protein, which translates to MTTTLIPGLLPAVADFVASDRKMLIGGRWVDAVSGETFETRDPATGEVITRVAKGEAADIDRAVAAARAAYEGPWSRMKPNERERLIWRVGDILSERAEIFGQLEALDNGKSVAIATAVDVGWSADVWRYNAGLATKIKGASINPSMPFSPDGQFHAYTRRESLGVCGQIVPWNFPILMATWKLAPALAAGNTVVLKPAEQTPLSALLLGEVFEEAGFPPGVVNIVPGFGDAGAALSAHMDVDKVAFTGSTEVGKKIVQAATGNLKKVSLELGGKSPNIVYADADLEAAVAGSVAAWMFNHGQCCVAGTRMFVQREIFDDFTQAVADAAAQAKIGPGLDPTTELGPLVSQEQFDRVNGYIQQGLASGARALTGGGRWGDKGYFIEPTVFVDVEPSYSIVEEEIFGPVVAALPFDGEEDVARAANDSIYGLAAGIWTKDISKAHRTAAAVQAGSVWVNQYNGFDTALPFGGFKQSGWGRELGDSAVDLYTQVKSVNIAL; encoded by the coding sequence ATGACCACCACCCTGATCCCGGGACTGCTGCCCGCGGTCGCCGACTTCGTCGCGTCCGACCGCAAGATGCTCATCGGCGGCAGGTGGGTCGACGCCGTGTCCGGGGAGACCTTCGAGACCCGCGACCCGGCCACCGGTGAGGTCATCACCCGTGTCGCGAAGGGCGAGGCCGCCGACATCGACCGCGCCGTCGCCGCCGCCCGCGCCGCCTATGAGGGCCCGTGGTCGCGCATGAAGCCCAACGAGCGCGAGCGTCTGATCTGGCGAGTCGGCGACATCCTGTCCGAACGCGCGGAGATTTTCGGCCAGCTGGAGGCGCTCGACAACGGCAAGTCCGTGGCCATCGCCACCGCCGTCGACGTCGGCTGGTCGGCCGATGTCTGGCGCTACAACGCCGGCCTCGCGACCAAGATCAAGGGCGCGTCGATCAACCCGTCGATGCCGTTCTCCCCCGACGGCCAGTTCCACGCGTACACGCGGCGGGAGTCGCTCGGCGTGTGCGGGCAGATCGTGCCGTGGAACTTCCCGATCCTGATGGCGACGTGGAAGCTGGCGCCGGCACTCGCCGCGGGCAACACCGTCGTACTCAAGCCGGCCGAGCAGACCCCGCTGTCGGCGCTGCTGCTCGGCGAGGTCTTCGAGGAGGCGGGCTTCCCGCCCGGCGTGGTCAACATCGTGCCCGGCTTCGGCGACGCCGGTGCCGCGCTGTCGGCGCACATGGACGTCGACAAGGTGGCCTTCACCGGGTCCACCGAGGTCGGCAAGAAGATCGTGCAGGCGGCCACCGGCAACCTCAAGAAGGTCTCGCTGGAGCTGGGCGGCAAAAGCCCGAACATCGTGTACGCCGACGCCGACCTCGAGGCCGCGGTGGCCGGTTCGGTCGCCGCGTGGATGTTCAACCACGGGCAGTGCTGCGTCGCCGGGACCCGGATGTTCGTGCAGCGGGAGATCTTCGACGACTTCACCCAGGCCGTCGCAGACGCCGCCGCGCAGGCCAAGATCGGCCCCGGCCTGGACCCGACCACCGAGTTGGGCCCGCTGGTCTCGCAGGAGCAGTTCGATCGCGTCAACGGCTACATCCAGCAGGGTCTGGCGTCGGGCGCCCGCGCGCTGACCGGAGGCGGGCGCTGGGGCGACAAGGGCTACTTCATCGAGCCGACCGTCTTCGTCGACGTCGAGCCGTCGTACTCGATCGTCGAAGAGGAGATCTTCGGACCGGTCGTCGCAGCACTGCCGTTCGACGGCGAGGAGGACGTGGCCCGGGCCGCGAACGACTCCATCTACGGCCTGGCCGCCGGGATCTGGACCAAGGACATCTCCAAGGCGCATCGCACCGCGGCCGCCGTGCAGGCCGGCTCGGTCTGGGTCAACCAGTACAACGGCTTCGACACCGCCCTCCCGTTCGGCGGCTTCAAGCAGTCCGGCTGGGGCCGCGAGCTCGGCGACTCGGCCGTCGACCTCTACACCCAGGTCAAGTCGGTCAACATCGCCCTCTGA
- a CDS encoding NDMA-dependent alcohol dehydrogenase, producing MKTKAAVLLGPGEPFTIMELELDPPGPGEVLIKYTSAGLCHSDLHLTDGDLPPRYPIVGGHEGSGIIQEVGPGVTKVKPGDHVVCSFIPNCGTCRYCSTGRQNLCDMGATILEGSMPDGTFRFHGPDGEDFGAMCMLGTFSEYSTISQHSVVKVDDWLPLETAVLVGCGVPSGWGTAVNAGNLRPGDTAVIYGIGGLGINAVQGAVSAGCKYVVVVDPVEMKRDAAMKMGATHAFATAEEAAEKVSELTWGQGADAALILVGTVDKEVVSNATAIIGKGGRVVITGLANPGELTVQVSGTDLTLNQKTIMGTLFGSMNPQYDIVRLLRLYDAGELKLDELVTQRYSLDQVNQGYEDLRSGQNIRGVIDHAK from the coding sequence ATGAAGACCAAAGCAGCCGTTCTGCTCGGACCGGGCGAGCCGTTCACCATCATGGAGCTCGAGCTGGATCCGCCCGGACCGGGTGAGGTGCTCATCAAGTACACCTCGGCCGGCCTGTGCCACTCCGACCTGCACCTGACCGACGGAGACCTGCCGCCGCGCTACCCGATCGTGGGCGGCCACGAGGGCTCGGGCATCATCCAGGAGGTGGGGCCGGGCGTCACCAAGGTGAAGCCGGGCGATCATGTGGTGTGCAGCTTCATCCCGAACTGCGGCACGTGTCGCTACTGTTCCACCGGACGCCAGAACCTGTGCGACATGGGTGCCACCATCCTCGAGGGCTCCATGCCCGACGGCACCTTCCGCTTCCACGGCCCGGACGGCGAGGACTTCGGCGCCATGTGCATGCTGGGCACGTTCTCCGAGTACTCCACCATCTCGCAGCACTCGGTGGTCAAGGTCGACGACTGGCTGCCGCTGGAGACCGCGGTGCTGGTCGGCTGCGGCGTCCCGTCGGGCTGGGGCACGGCGGTCAACGCCGGCAACCTGCGGCCGGGTGACACCGCCGTGATCTACGGCATCGGCGGCCTCGGCATCAATGCCGTCCAGGGCGCGGTGTCGGCGGGCTGCAAGTACGTCGTCGTGGTCGATCCGGTCGAGATGAAGCGGGACGCCGCGATGAAGATGGGTGCCACCCACGCGTTCGCCACCGCTGAAGAGGCCGCCGAGAAGGTCAGCGAACTGACCTGGGGCCAGGGCGCCGACGCCGCTCTGATCCTGGTCGGCACCGTCGACAAGGAGGTGGTCAGCAACGCCACGGCGATCATCGGCAAGGGCGGCCGCGTGGTCATCACCGGTCTCGCCAATCCCGGCGAGCTGACCGTTCAGGTGTCCGGCACGGATCTGACGCTGAACCAGAAGACCATCATGGGCACGCTGTTCGGCTCGATGAACCCGCAGTACGACATCGTGCGGCTCCTCCGGCTGTACGACGCCGGCGAGCTCAAGCTCGACGAGTTGGTGACCCAGCGGTACTCGCTCGACCAGGTGAACCAGGGATACGAGGATCTGCGCAGCGGCCAGAACATCCGCGGCGTGATCGACCACGCAAAGTAG
- a CDS encoding exodeoxyribonuclease III, translating to MRVVTWNVNSVKQRIPRLLPWLDERAPDVVCLQETKVSDEAFAAELGDELSSRGYEFAHFGQGQWNGVALLSKVGLDDVRNAFPEAPGFPDPAGPPEGRAISAVCGGVRIWSVYVPNGREVDSDHYRYKLAWLEKLRAAVAPDAADTLVCGDFNIIPADADVFDPAALAGHTHVTEPERAELNALLGLGMHDVVRERWPDARVYSYWDYRAGMFHKDLGMRIDLIVAGEPVAGRARAAWVDRQARKGTKPSDHAPVVVDLDEAPDGDCGPVVPPPSRPAKVAPGSVKLPHSVAD from the coding sequence ATGCGCGTGGTGACCTGGAACGTGAACTCGGTGAAGCAGCGGATCCCGCGGCTGCTGCCCTGGTTGGACGAGCGCGCACCGGACGTCGTCTGCCTCCAGGAGACCAAGGTGTCCGACGAGGCGTTCGCCGCCGAACTCGGTGACGAATTGTCGTCGCGCGGCTACGAGTTCGCGCACTTCGGGCAGGGACAGTGGAACGGCGTCGCCCTGCTCAGCAAGGTCGGACTCGACGACGTCCGCAACGCCTTCCCGGAGGCGCCCGGCTTTCCCGACCCGGCCGGCCCGCCCGAGGGCCGTGCGATCTCCGCAGTCTGCGGTGGCGTCCGCATCTGGTCGGTGTACGTGCCCAACGGGCGCGAGGTCGATTCCGATCACTACCGCTACAAGTTGGCCTGGCTGGAGAAGCTGCGCGCGGCGGTGGCGCCGGACGCCGCGGACACCCTGGTCTGCGGTGACTTCAACATCATCCCCGCCGACGCCGACGTCTTCGACCCCGCCGCATTGGCCGGGCACACCCATGTCACCGAGCCCGAGCGCGCCGAACTGAACGCCTTGCTCGGACTGGGCATGCACGACGTGGTGCGCGAGCGCTGGCCGGATGCCCGCGTCTACTCGTACTGGGACTACCGCGCCGGGATGTTCCACAAGGACCTCGGCATGCGCATCGACCTGATCGTCGCCGGGGAGCCGGTCGCCGGGCGGGCGCGGGCCGCGTGGGTCGACCGCCAGGCGCGCAAGGGCACCAAGCCGAGCGATCACGCGCCCGTCGTCGTCGACCTCGACGAGGCTCCGGACGGCGACTGCGGTCCGGTGGTGCCGCCGCCGTCGCGCCCGGCGAAGGTGGCGCCGGGGTCGGTGAAGCTGCCGCATTCGGTAGCGGACTGA